From Primulina huaijiensis isolate GDHJ02 chromosome 15, ASM1229523v2, whole genome shotgun sequence, one genomic window encodes:
- the LOC140958452 gene encoding purine permease 3-like — MEVQATTTAAAMKRIYLIINCIILSIGNCGGPLIMRLYFIRGGKRIWFSSWLETGGWPIILIPLLVSYMLRRRTTTNTKLFFMKPRVFWAAAVIGTFTGLDDYLYAYGVAKLPVSTSSLLIATQLAFTAVFAFLLVKQKFTAYSINSVVLLTVGAVVLGLHASGDRPKGESDKQYFVGFFMTLGAAAMYGLILPLVELMYLKAGQALTYTLVLEIQMVMCFFATAFCTVGMLINKDFQAIPREAREFELGEGKYYSVVIWSAIIWQCFFLGAIGIIFYSSSLLSAIVITVLLPVTELLAVMFYHEKFQSEKGVSLFLSLWGFMSYFLGEKVKINKMKKNEMITESEMSNHHQQSVATP; from the exons ATGGAAGTTCAGGCCACCACCACCGCCGCCGCCATGAAAAGGATCTATCTAATCATTAACTGCATAATACTCTCCATCGGAAATTGCGGCGGCCCACTTATCATGCGCCTCTACTTTATCCGTGGCGGCAAAAGGATCTGGTTCTCCAGCTGGCTCGAAACCGGCGGTTGGCCGATAATCCTCATCCCCCTCCTCGTTTCCTACATGCTCCGCCGCAGAACCACAACAAACACCAAACTCTTCTTTATGAAACCCCGAGTGTTCTGGGCGGCAGCGGTGATCGGAACCTTCACCGGCTTGGACGACTATCTTTACGCATACGGCGTCGCGAAGCTCCCGGTGTCCACTTCCTCCCTGCTCATCGCCACTCAGCTGGCCTTCACGGCGGTGTTTGCTTTCCTCCTCGTGAAGCAGAAGTTCACCGCGTACTCCATAAACTCGGTGGTTCTGCTGACGGTGGGGGCGGTGGTTTTGGGTCTTCACGCCAGCGGTGATCGGCCAAAGGGGGAGTCCGATAAACAGTATTTCGTAGGGTTTTTCATGACGTTGGGTGCGGCAGCGATGTACGGCCTGATTCTGCCGTTGGTGGAGCTGATGTATTTGAAGGCGGGACAGGCTTTAACATACACTCTTGTTTTGGAGATTCAGATGGTCATGTGTTTTTTCGCCACTGCCTTCTGTACCGTTGGCATGCTCATCAACAAAGATTTCCAG GCAATACCAAGAGAAGCAAGAGAATTTGAACTGGGAGAGGGCAAATACTACTCAGTTGTTATTTGGAGTGCGATAATTTGGCAGTGTTTCTTCTTGGGAGCTATTGGTATTATATTTTACTCATCATCTCTTTTATCAGCCATAGTAATCACAGTGCTGCTACCGGTAACTGAGTTACTAGCTGTCATGTTTTACCACGAGAAGTTCCAATCTGAAAAGGGTGTCTCTCTTTTTCTATCCCTTTGGGGATTCATGTCATACTTTCTGGGTGAGAAGGTCAAAATAAACAAGATGAAGAAGAATGAAATGATCACGGAGTCTGAGATGAGCAACCATCATCAACAATCCGTGGCTACTCCTTGA
- the LOC140959338 gene encoding uncharacterized protein: MGQEILAKRLVIEGLLEFEGKYLSANLVILAMEDFDCIMGIDLLTKYRATVDCYQRLVQFRPERNKNWFFFNEGARPPMPVVYALKEQRDLAKGGEGYLIYAIDISKDVINMKNIPVFDEFLDVFPDEIPGFPPEREMDAEIELVPGTTPISRAPYRLAPTEMKELKQQLQDLLEKGYIRPSVSLWGTLVLFVKKKDGSMRLCIDY, from the coding sequence ATGGGACAAGAGATTTTAGCTAAGCGACTTGTAATAGAGGGTTTGTTAGAGTTCGAGGGAAAATACTTGTCTGCCAATTTGGTGATATTAGCTATGGAAGATTTCGATTGTATTATGGGAATTGACCTATTGACTAAGTATAGAGCGACTGTAGATTGTTATCAACGTCTCGTTCAGTTTCGTccagaaagaaacaaaaattgGTTCTTCTTCAATGAGGGAGCTCGACCTCCAATGCCAGTAGTGTATGCTCTAAAAGAACAACGGGATTTAGCGAAAGGAGGAGAAGGATACCTCATTTATGCTATTGACATATCGAAAGATGTGATCAACATGAAGAACATTCCAGTTTTCGATGAATTTCTTGATGTTTTCCCCGATGAAATTCCTGGATTTCCTCCGGAGAGGGAAATGGATGCGGAGATAGAATTGGTACCAGGAACCACACCTATCTCCAGAGCGCCTTATAGATTGGCACCAacggagatgaaagagttgaaacaACAGTTACAAGATCTTCTTGAAAAGGGGTACATTAGACCCAGTGTGTCTCTTTGGGGAACACTAGTGTTGTTCGttaaaaagaaagatgggtctatgcGACTTTGCATAGATTATTGA